A genomic window from Rhodococcus sp. KBS0724 includes:
- a CDS encoding MepB family protein, with product MNADGCTWSTPIPEPEGTVYRRAKTTPTKLGQFVTLWQRSDAGPIRPFDVSDGVELFVVEVYNEEQLGHFIFPVDALVRRGVVSTDFAGGKRAIRVYPPWVTPTSAQALKTQSWQLEFFRPTLCN from the coding sequence ATGAACGCTGACGGATGTACCTGGTCCACACCGATTCCCGAACCCGAGGGCACCGTGTACCGGCGCGCAAAAACGACGCCCACCAAACTCGGGCAGTTCGTGACATTGTGGCAACGCTCGGATGCCGGGCCCATCCGCCCATTCGATGTTTCCGACGGCGTCGAATTGTTCGTCGTGGAGGTATACAACGAAGAACAGCTGGGGCACTTCATTTTTCCCGTCGACGCCCTGGTTCGACGCGGCGTCGTGTCTACTGATTTCGCAGGCGGTAAACGTGCCATTCGCGTCTACCCGCCGTGGGTGACGCCGACCAGCGCCCAGGCACTGAAAACTCAGAGCTGGCAACTGGAATTTTTCCGCCCCACTCTCTGCAACTGA
- a CDS encoding YbjN domain-containing protein produces MTETTDNAARLQERAAEALAHFVTVDVAEDGSLGFQYAGALCSVQAMNLSEGLDVLSMTCVLAWDRPVSAALHRKVAERNRTIQFGSIAVFGHGSLADVILRYTFPAAGLEDEALTTMLLLALTGADTARQGLLP; encoded by the coding sequence ATGACCGAGACCACCGACAACGCCGCGCGACTGCAAGAGCGTGCTGCCGAAGCGCTGGCACATTTTGTGACCGTCGACGTGGCCGAGGACGGTTCACTGGGCTTCCAGTACGCCGGGGCACTGTGCTCGGTTCAGGCGATGAATCTCTCCGAAGGTCTCGACGTTCTGTCGATGACGTGTGTGCTGGCGTGGGACCGTCCGGTCAGCGCCGCGCTGCACCGCAAGGTTGCCGAGCGCAACCGCACCATCCAGTTCGGATCCATTGCGGTGTTCGGGCACGGCAGTCTCGCGGATGTCATTCTGCGATACACGTTTCCGGCGGCGGGACTGGAAGACGAAGCGCTCACCACGATGCTGCTGCTGGCGCTCACCGGAGCCGATACGGCCAGGCAGGGACTACTTCCCTGA
- a CDS encoding isoprenyl transferase has protein sequence MERVIRRREPRTPLDSAADRVIRPPDPHPSGAKPPILQTELIPRHVALVMDGNGRWAQERGLPRTAGHERGEAVLMDTVCGCIEMGVEWLSAYAFSTENWKRSPDEVRFLMGFNRDVIRRRRDEMNEMGVRVRWAGRKPRLWASVIKELEIAEELTKNNTVMNLTMCVNYGGRAEIADAVKEIAKRVAAGEINPDKITEATVAKYLDEPDMPDVDLFLRPSGEQRTSNFLIWQSAYAEMVYQEKLFPDFDRRDLWAACVEYASRDRRFGGVK, from the coding sequence ATGGAACGCGTGATTCGACGACGCGAACCGCGCACCCCGCTTGACTCTGCTGCAGATCGGGTGATCCGGCCACCGGACCCCCACCCGTCCGGAGCAAAACCGCCGATCCTGCAAACCGAACTGATCCCGCGCCACGTTGCGCTGGTGATGGACGGCAACGGACGCTGGGCTCAGGAGCGTGGACTGCCGCGCACAGCCGGTCACGAGCGCGGCGAAGCCGTACTGATGGACACGGTGTGCGGCTGCATCGAAATGGGCGTCGAGTGGCTCTCCGCGTACGCATTCTCCACCGAGAACTGGAAGCGCAGCCCGGACGAGGTGCGCTTCCTCATGGGCTTCAACCGTGACGTGATTCGTCGTCGACGCGACGAGATGAACGAGATGGGCGTGCGGGTTCGCTGGGCCGGCCGGAAGCCCCGATTGTGGGCGAGTGTCATCAAGGAACTCGAGATCGCCGAGGAACTCACCAAGAACAACACGGTGATGAACCTGACGATGTGCGTCAACTACGGTGGGCGCGCCGAAATTGCGGATGCGGTCAAGGAAATTGCCAAGCGCGTTGCCGCCGGCGAGATCAATCCAGACAAGATCACCGAGGCGACCGTTGCCAAGTACCTCGACGAACCCGACATGCCGGACGTCGACTTGTTCCTGCGTCCGTCGGGGGAGCAGCGTACGTCCAACTTCTTGATCTGGCAGTCCGCGTACGCCGAAATGGTGTACCAGGAGAAGCTGTTTCCCGATTTCGACCGTCGTGACCTGTGGGCCGCGTGCGTCGAGTACGCCTCACGCGACCGCCGATTTGGCGGAGTGAAATGA
- a CDS encoding glycine--tRNA ligase, producing the protein MAPKSKIEAVVNLAKRRGLVYPCGEIYGGTKSAWDYGPLGVELKENIKRQWWRNMVTSREDVVGLDSSVILPREVWVASGHVGVFNDPLVECLNCHKRHRQDHLQEAYAEKKKLDNPDDVTMDLIGCPDCGTVGQWTEPRDFNMMLKTYLGPVESEEGMHYLRPETAQGIFVNFANVLTTSRKKPPFGIGQIGKSFRNEITPGNFIFRTREFEQMEMEFFVKPGEDDAWHKYWIDYRLDWYTGLGINKDNLRLYEHAKEKLSHYSKGTTDIEYRFHFQGSEWGELEGIANRTDFDLSTHSKHSGTELNYFDQTTGERYTPYVIEPAAGLTRSLMAFLVDAYTEDEAPNAKGGVDKRTVLRLDRRLAPVKAAVLPLSRNADLTPKAKDLAAQLRQNWNVEFDDAGAIGRRYRRQDEIGTPFCITVDFDTLEDQAVTVRERDSMAQERVALDQVEGYLAARLIGS; encoded by the coding sequence GTGGCACCCAAGTCCAAGATCGAAGCCGTCGTCAATCTCGCCAAGCGGCGAGGCCTGGTCTACCCGTGCGGTGAGATCTACGGAGGAACCAAGTCCGCATGGGACTACGGCCCATTGGGTGTCGAGCTCAAGGAGAACATCAAGCGTCAGTGGTGGCGGAACATGGTCACCAGCCGCGAGGACGTTGTCGGCCTCGACTCCTCGGTGATTCTGCCCCGCGAGGTGTGGGTTGCATCCGGACACGTCGGCGTCTTCAACGACCCGCTGGTCGAGTGCCTCAACTGTCACAAGCGTCACCGTCAGGATCACCTGCAGGAGGCGTACGCGGAGAAGAAGAAGCTCGACAACCCGGACGACGTCACGATGGACCTCATCGGTTGCCCCGACTGCGGCACCGTCGGCCAGTGGACCGAACCGCGCGACTTCAACATGATGCTCAAGACGTACCTCGGCCCCGTCGAGAGCGAAGAGGGCATGCACTACCTGCGTCCCGAAACCGCGCAGGGCATCTTCGTGAACTTCGCGAACGTACTCACCACGTCGCGTAAGAAGCCGCCGTTCGGCATCGGCCAGATCGGCAAGAGCTTCCGCAACGAGATCACACCGGGCAACTTCATCTTCCGCACCCGCGAGTTCGAGCAGATGGAGATGGAATTCTTCGTCAAGCCCGGCGAGGACGACGCGTGGCACAAGTACTGGATCGACTACCGCCTGGACTGGTACACCGGCCTCGGTATCAACAAGGACAACCTTCGCCTGTACGAGCACGCGAAGGAAAAGCTCTCGCACTACTCCAAGGGCACCACGGACATCGAGTACCGCTTCCACTTCCAGGGCAGTGAATGGGGTGAGCTCGAGGGCATCGCGAACCGCACCGACTTCGACCTCTCGACGCACTCCAAGCACTCGGGCACCGAGCTGAACTACTTCGACCAGACAACCGGCGAGCGCTACACGCCGTACGTCATCGAGCCCGCAGCCGGCCTCACCCGTTCGCTCATGGCCTTCCTCGTCGACGCCTACACCGAAGACGAAGCCCCCAACGCCAAGGGTGGTGTCGACAAGCGCACAGTGCTGCGCCTCGACCGTCGTCTGGCTCCGGTCAAGGCTGCTGTGCTGCCGCTCTCGCGTAATGCGGATCTCACGCCCAAGGCAAAGGATCTTGCAGCGCAACTGCGTCAGAACTGGAATGTCGAATTCGACGACGCCGGCGCCATCGGTCGTCGCTACCGTCGTCAGGACGAGATCGGCACCCCGTTCTGCATCACCGTCGACTTCGACACCCTCGAAGACCAGGCAGTCACCGTGCGCGAGCGCGACTCCATGGCGCAGGAACGTGTCGCACTCGACCAGGTCGAGGGCTACCTTGCCGCGCGCCTGATCGGTTCGTAA
- a CDS encoding dihydrofolate reductase family protein, translating into MRNLSVTNSVTLDGVMQAPGGPDEDRRGGFEHGGWAAPFSDSVMARKMGEGMAARSQLLFGRRTYESFASYWPHQTDNPFTEVLDNTQKYVASRTLAEPLPWKNSTLLRGDAADAVAELKDSEGPDLVILGSGELINSLARRRLIDTYILLVHPVVLGTGRRLFPDGATLSRFTLAETVSTTTGVIIATYQLQRVGRKNSSCQL; encoded by the coding sequence ATGAGAAACCTCAGCGTGACCAACAGCGTGACCCTCGACGGTGTCATGCAGGCACCGGGTGGGCCGGACGAAGACCGTCGCGGCGGCTTCGAACACGGTGGATGGGCGGCGCCGTTCAGCGACTCGGTCATGGCGCGAAAAATGGGGGAGGGGATGGCTGCGAGATCGCAGCTTCTCTTCGGGCGACGGACGTACGAGAGTTTTGCGTCGTACTGGCCGCACCAGACCGACAATCCCTTTACCGAAGTGCTCGACAACACGCAGAAATACGTTGCGTCACGGACATTGGCCGAGCCACTGCCGTGGAAGAACTCGACCCTGCTCCGCGGTGACGCCGCCGACGCGGTTGCGGAGTTGAAGGACTCCGAGGGGCCGGACCTGGTCATTCTCGGTAGCGGGGAACTGATCAATTCGCTGGCGAGGCGCCGATTGATCGACACCTACATTCTGCTCGTTCACCCTGTGGTCCTCGGCACGGGACGCAGATTGTTTCCCGACGGTGCCACACTCTCCCGGTTCACGCTCGCCGAAACAGTATCCACCACAACGGGAGTCATCATCGCGACGTATCAGTTGCAGAGAGTGGGGCGGAAAAATTCCAGTTGCCAGCTCTGA
- the recO gene encoding DNA repair protein RecO — protein sequence MRLYRDTAVVLRLHKLGEADHIVTLLTRQFGLVRAVAKGVRRTTSKFGARLEPFAHVDVQLLPGKNLDIITQVQTVDAFATDIVDDYSRYTTACAVLETAERLAGEERAPAPQLQRLTVGALRAIAEQGRPVEFVLDAFLLRAMGYAGWAPALGECAKCSSPGPHRAFHVAAGGAVCTYCRPPGSATPSPGVLDLMEALLRGEWEGTDVVPTTLRAQASGLVAAHLQWHLERQLRTLPLIERSRPHAVVEVAAAVGQDGTRDSTTRTAHPA from the coding sequence GTGAGGTTGTATCGAGACACGGCGGTGGTGCTGCGCCTGCATAAGCTGGGCGAAGCCGACCACATCGTCACATTGCTCACCCGTCAGTTCGGGTTGGTGCGTGCCGTGGCCAAGGGTGTCCGTAGAACCACCTCCAAGTTCGGGGCACGGCTCGAACCGTTCGCGCATGTCGACGTCCAACTCCTGCCGGGCAAAAATCTGGACATCATCACGCAGGTCCAGACGGTGGACGCCTTTGCCACCGACATCGTCGACGATTACAGCCGGTACACCACGGCCTGCGCGGTGCTCGAAACTGCGGAACGGCTGGCCGGTGAAGAACGAGCCCCGGCGCCGCAGCTTCAGCGGCTCACCGTCGGTGCCCTGCGAGCTATCGCCGAGCAGGGTCGTCCCGTCGAATTTGTTCTCGACGCCTTCCTTCTCCGGGCCATGGGTTACGCGGGTTGGGCGCCCGCACTCGGGGAATGCGCCAAGTGTTCGTCTCCCGGTCCGCATCGCGCTTTCCATGTCGCAGCCGGCGGGGCGGTCTGTACGTACTGCCGCCCGCCCGGATCTGCGACGCCGTCACCGGGTGTCCTGGATCTGATGGAAGCGTTGCTGCGGGGCGAGTGGGAAGGTACCGACGTGGTGCCGACCACTCTGCGCGCTCAGGCAAGTGGCCTGGTGGCAGCGCATTTGCAGTGGCATCTCGAGCGGCAATTGCGCACGCTACCGCTCATCGAACGGTCAAGGCCGCATGCGGTCGTCGAGGTCGCTGCTGCGGTGGGGCAGGATGGAACGCGTGATTCGACGACGCGAACCGCGCACCCCGCTTGA
- a CDS encoding GNAT family N-acetyltransferase codes for MALEIHEASEVTDELIDACARLIPQLSKSAPPVTAAMLETVVACTTNTLFVARLDGHIVGMLTLVVFPTPTGHRAWIEDVVVDSAAQGRQVGSALTTAALARAGELGARTVDLTSRSSRVAANKLYRKLGFEPRESNLLRYSIAD; via the coding sequence ATGGCGCTCGAGATCCACGAGGCCTCCGAAGTTACAGACGAGCTGATCGACGCCTGCGCGAGACTCATTCCGCAGCTGTCGAAGTCGGCACCACCAGTCACCGCGGCAATGCTCGAGACGGTGGTGGCCTGCACGACGAACACACTCTTCGTGGCCAGGCTCGACGGTCACATCGTCGGAATGTTGACTCTGGTCGTCTTTCCCACTCCGACCGGCCACCGAGCGTGGATCGAGGATGTCGTGGTCGACTCGGCGGCTCAGGGCAGGCAGGTCGGATCTGCGCTGACGACGGCAGCACTCGCCCGCGCCGGCGAACTCGGTGCCCGCACTGTGGATCTGACCTCTCGGAGCTCGCGGGTAGCCGCGAACAAGCTCTACCGGAAACTCGGCTTCGAGCCGCGCGAATCCAATCTGCTTCGGTACTCGATCGCCGACTGA
- a CDS encoding helix-turn-helix transcriptional regulator translates to MSIADTGDLHNHHDHADLDHTHDPFEPVPPAVVPPKETLAAAGEILRALAAPVRIAIVLQLHQSQRCVHELVGALGVTQPLISQHLRVLKAAGVVRGERHGREVLYRLADDHLAHIVVDAVAHAEEG, encoded by the coding sequence GTGAGCATTGCGGATACCGGCGATCTCCACAACCACCACGATCACGCTGATCTCGATCACACCCACGACCCGTTCGAACCCGTCCCCCCGGCGGTGGTTCCGCCCAAGGAAACCCTGGCCGCGGCCGGCGAGATCCTGCGCGCACTCGCCGCACCGGTCCGCATCGCGATCGTGCTCCAACTCCACCAGTCACAGCGGTGCGTCCACGAACTTGTCGGCGCCCTGGGCGTCACCCAACCGCTCATCAGCCAGCACCTTCGTGTCCTGAAGGCGGCGGGCGTCGTACGCGGCGAACGCCACGGACGCGAAGTTCTCTATCGGCTGGCCGACGACCATCTAGCCCACATAGTCGTGGACGCTGTCGCCCACGCAGAAGAAGGATGA
- a CDS encoding Fur family transcriptional regulator — protein MITTNMNTTGQSAFKRSATVGIRSTKQRSAISALLDDIGEFKSAQELHDELRKRGEAIGLTTVYRTLQALADAGTIDVLRTDTGESVYRRCSSGHHHHLVCRNCGYTVEVEGAMVEQWSQTIADDNGFTEVSHTVEIFGTCRDCAAAV, from the coding sequence ATGATCACCACCAACATGAACACCACCGGTCAGTCTGCATTCAAACGCAGCGCCACTGTCGGCATTCGGTCGACCAAACAGCGCAGCGCGATTTCCGCGCTGCTCGACGACATCGGCGAGTTCAAGTCGGCGCAAGAGCTGCACGACGAACTACGCAAGCGTGGTGAAGCAATCGGTCTGACCACCGTCTACCGCACCTTGCAAGCTCTTGCCGACGCCGGAACCATCGACGTCCTGCGCACCGACACCGGTGAATCCGTCTATCGCCGTTGCTCTTCCGGCCATCATCACCACCTCGTGTGCCGCAATTGCGGATACACCGTAGAGGTGGAGGGTGCGATGGTCGAGCAGTGGTCGCAGACCATTGCGGACGACAACGGTTTCACCGAGGTCAGCCACACCGTGGAGATCTTCGGTACCTGCCGCGATTGCGCAGCGGCCGTCTAG